A single Watersipora subatra chromosome 7, tzWatSuba1.1, whole genome shotgun sequence DNA region contains:
- the LOC137399787 gene encoding uncharacterized protein: MAIRLITKVHSQNHPFVSTLCKGGILRYPQFIAIDSSTNLYVTVQDGIVKVPAGTNVPEALTSLKGGFIDGPVSLARFYNPIQVTVLSDSLLAVVDSGNRRIRLVDLYEKNVTTLIQLSSKMLHSVLVRDGQLLVGEYLTILQINITVEGMTSKSTTHAMTPSPNIYLPTTTPVLPLKRTVAFHAEYDTDCSKLVPGIDISVVKAVMAYRFTQLNDICQSDCHKSSTYRENFYCTDNILRAFWPVDVPYLNSNSNIPTDLYVKIQKRVAAKDLSHFTLTFLFMEPPVRTPKLVCGNYLSLAVYVLDPRTNRWLTGSNTTKCS, from the exons ATGGCTATACGCTTGATTACAAAAGTACATAGCCAAAACCATCCTTTTGTATCTACGCTGTGTAAGGGAGGAATTCTTAGATACCCACAATTCATAGCGATTGATAGTTCAACAAACTTGTATGTCACTGTGCAGGATGGCATTGTGAAAGTACCCGCAGGAACCAATGTTCCAGAAGCGCTTACCTCACTAAAAGGTGGCTTTATAGATGGTCCAGTCTCTCTGGCGAGGTTCTACAACCCGATACAAGTAACAGTATTGAGTGACTCACTATTAGCAGTTGTGGACAGTGGAAACAGAAGGATTCGTCTAGTAGACTTGTATGAAAAGAATGTGACAACCTTGATTCAGCTCAGCAGCAAGATGCTACATTCGGTACTCGTAAGGGATGGCCAGTTACTGGTTGGCGAATATCTTACGATTCTTCAGATAAACATAACAG TGGAAGGCATGACTAGTAAATCAACTACTCATGCTATGACGCCTTctccaaatatatatttaccaaCAACTACTCCAGTTTTGCCCCTCAAGAGAACTGTGGCATTCCACGCTGAGTATGATACAGACTGCTCTAAGCTTGTGCCAGGAATTGACATCTCTGTTGTGAAAGCAGTTATGGCTTATCGATTCACCCAATTGAACGATATCTGCCAATCAG ATTGCCACAAGTCCAGCACCTACAGAGAGAACTTTTACTGCACAGACAACATTCTTAGAGCTTTCTGGCCTGTAGATGTGCCTTACCTCAATTCCAATAGCAACATTCCTACAGATTTGTATGTAAAGATACAAAAGAGGGTGGCCGCAAAAGATTTGTCTCACTTCACTCTAACGTTCTTGTTCATGGAACCTCC AGTGAGAACACCAAAGCTTGTCTGTGGTAACTATTTGAGTCTGGCAGTGTATGTACTGGATCCGAGGACCAACAGGTGGCTAACTGGTAGCAATACCACAAAGTGTTCATAA